The Oncorhynchus mykiss isolate Arlee chromosome 17, USDA_OmykA_1.1, whole genome shotgun sequence genomic interval ttgtttgtctgaaGTGTCATCATCAGACATGGGTTCAAAATGTGTATTTGAGTAGCTGGTATTTGAAATCCTTTTTAATATTTTAAAATAATTAATACAGCCCAAAACAAGTAAAATAGTATTTCAATTGTTATTTGAAAAAACAAATAGTCTACCAAattgtattttcaaatacttcTTTCAAATACCATTTTCAAATACCTGAGTTAAATGCATGGAAGTGTATTTGAGtcagtgtatttgagtattttcaaatactttccaAGTATGTACTATATGTATACATATTAAACAACTTTTCTTTTCAAATATAAGATATTTGAATACTTACTTCTAAATGTTATGTGTAGGTAATTtaggtatttgaacccaggtctggttgacaTTATCTATGTATACTTAATTACTCCATGGTATTTGATCCACAAACAAAAAGGAAATTGTTTTCGTATTCACCACTGTCTGATATGTAAATATATGTTTGACAATATTAAACTTAGAACATTAAAGATCGATTCGACATTGCCTCATGTTatagggtaaatccatttgaattcagtgttgggtaaatccatttgaattcaatcactttttgacagcagccTTTTTGATTTGGATAAAACCTTCCATACTATTTGCCCgttgtagaagtgttcagaaagtgactttttggacttgaatgacaaaacatttatgagataaaggtgctcaaagttgacctatTTTGCATACCCCGCCataccatgtcttcatcactagAAAATATAAATGGTTGAGAttgatataatttaaaagcttacaagCAGGGTTGTCAAAATATTTTTGAATATATtgaaaaaaagtttttaaaacattttatatcCTTAAATGTCAATTATCAAAAAATGTGTGAActccagtatttttttttttttttgtagtttaGACCGAAATTTAcataatcagaatttgtttttggTAGTGCCTGCCATTGGTTGAGACACAACTTGCTCTTTAATactttgagcacctttatctcctgaatgttttggcattcaggtccaaaaagtcactttgTGATCATTTCTTCCATGGGCAGACATTTATGGAAAGTTGTGTTTaaatcaaaagggatgctgtcaaaaaagtgattgaattcaaatggatttaccttCTAACCGTTCAAATAGTCTGATATTTTGCAGAATAACACATTGAACTTAGACtggtctgcctctctctcccgaCTCTGCCTCTGCTGCTgtcttccctgtctctttctccatctccttgtCTATCTCTGCTTCTGTTTATATTATAAAATGAGGGTAGGTAGGGTATTCATCTGGAGCTGGATATAATTGCTGCCTAGTTGGTTGTTCATCCTCTGAGAGCCTTGTTGACAATGGTAAGCTCTTGGCAAGGTCTCACAAGTCTCAAACTGTGGCTGTTGTCGCTGTAACTACTGGTAACCTTTTCAGGACAAATCCCTCTCCTTCCACAAAGAGAACCCTCTGCTGTTTGAATGGTGCTTAATCCCTACCCCTGTATGCACTACAGCCTGACATTGATTCTGGGTTTATTGTTGCCTTGGTGAAACATGACTTCTCGATTAGTCTATTTTTTTTTCAAGGTGCTTATTCAGTTGTTTGAGTGTTCTCAAGCAAATATACCCAAACATGTTTTGTAGCTCAGGGACCTTTCCACAGTATCTCTCTCGATTCAGGGCACTTCCATCTAGTAACGCGTCATGTCTGTCTTTGGATAGCCAAACATTATTAGACACATTTACAGAGGAGGAAGACGCATTTCGCTCTGTTCAGCTCGGCCCAGTTTCTGGTGTGAATTACATACATGTGATTATCTTTGAGCTAAAGCTGCCACATTGTTCGTTCGGTATCTCAGTCGGCCAAGCCACAAGGAGCGTCATCTATGATGCGCACCCACAGCGCGTCAGCCTCATGACCCTGTTAAACTAGGCCAGGCTTCAATGGACATTGACTTTATGGGGGAAAAAGGTCAACACACCGAACCCAATGACACAAAACTATTTCTTCCTGTTGCAGGGGAGACTAGAATCTAGAGCCCAGACCCTGATAGTGATGATTGCCGGCACACAATGGAAATAACGGAGGCCATTTATAAAGCACTTTACACTAAAGCCAATGTGTAGAACCAACCCGGATGATTCGCAGCAGACATGAAACACAGATATTGTGAAATTGAGTTGTTTCACCCAAATTCCTGTCTCATGCTGCAAAGTGCATGAAATCCATTGAATCGTGGATTTCTAGATTAGCTCATTCCAGTCTTAATGGCAACCACTCAACACCAGCAGTTACCATTTTACTCAAAGAGCAAGCAAAGTTCAATGATCACGTCTAATTCAATGATTGGTCTAAAGGTGTGGAAATAGCGGGAAGGAAGACTGGCAATAGGGATCATAATTATAAGCTACATTTGGGGCCCTCTGTTTACCCAGCATGAAGGCGCCCTCTAGTGGCTGGTGTGGTGTAAGAAGGCAAAAGAGCCACTATTGAAAGGTATTTAGTATCATACTCATTTTTGTATTACAAAATTGATCGTGGAAGTGTTCATAGTTGGgtgcttatatatatatataagacatCCCTCTACGGAAAAATACAATCAGACATTGTGAATACAAATAATTTATTGAGTATCAAAACATTAATATATTTACAGCAGTGACAAAATAGCACTTTTAAAAGTCTCATCCCAAAAGTTACATTTTTGTAACATGGATGGAACCGGGCAGCTTGAGCTATGCCATTGCCTGCACAGCAGCGGCCCTGCGAGCTCTCATTAGCCGACAGTGAGTCCGACAGCGGATCTTTCGCCTTCCTTCCACCCGGGACTCAAACTTAAGCTTGTGGGATTCCACCTGACCCGTCAACGTGGGCTACCCAAAGCAGCGAAGCGCAGTTAAACCCAGTCAGACAACTTTTCTGTTGACTGCTTGGAGGTTGCCATTCATTCCTCTTGTGTAGCTATTTCGAGTGCGTATGTAGCGCACCGTATTTGGCGTGGGAAGGACTAATACAGTTTCTTTTAAATATGTAACAGTGTTTTTGGCGCTGGCCCTTGGACGCTCATTACGCGGCGTGCAGTCGGTTGACAGCACCAGCGCATCTCTGAACCCCCGTAGCCTGTTGCAGCTTCTTGGGAATGGTGATCTGCTCGGTGGCTGAAACTATTGCTACCTCCTCCggtctcctttcctcctccaaCTCCAGTGTCTTCTGCTCCCGGGCTATCAGCAGAGCCAGCTCGGCGTCCAGCGGCTCCCCAGAGGAGAAGGGCTGGCAGATTGTTTCCACCAGGCCCAGAACCGTTCCCAAGAAGGCAATCACGGAGCCCACCAAGTACACCTTCAACATGCGCCGGCTGGGCTTCTGCGCCAGCATTTCCTTAGCGAAGGGGATGATTTCGTACATGGTGTCCATTTCGGATGGTTTATGTTGTCTGATTTTgactggggagagaagagagtttTAGTCACAGGTGTTACCTTTCACGCATGCAGTTGTAAATTGTCACAAATAAGCACTTTTAATGATCACAACATCAATGCGAGGACAATCACGTGCAATGGTGGGCTTACTTACTTTATTCAAGTAGGGTGCTCTTGTCTTTTTGCATTTATTAGCCCAGGGCGTCCTGTATAGCTTGAGCACTAATCAATGGCAGCTTCTCGTTTATAAAGAcctgtttttttttatccacGCCCACTCGGTGACGCGTTATGACAATTCTTTGAGCTCAATCTTCTGCCCAAACAGGAGCATGGCTCCAGCTGAACGTGAGCTACGTGTTACAATAGTGATGCAAACTCCTCTCAAGCGCTCTCACCCACGCTGTAAAGTCCGGTTTATTTATGTGTGTAGCCTGCATGTGTCTCTGTGCCTTTTGTAGCAGCAGGTACCAAATTATTCGATGAATCACATAGAAATAAGTAAACTATTTTCATCTGTTATTATTAGGATACTGTTTAATTATCATCTTCAATACCTGGTCGTTTATCCGCTATAACATAAAGTACTAACCCTGCCTAATTTTTTTTAGAGCAGAATTAAACATTCAGCAAAATATTGTACACGCTAAAGTGCTTAATTGTTATGTATAAAATTGTTAAGCTTGACACGTGGGCCAGTTTCAATTAAGTCAAAGGCCATATAAACCCAGTCACTCTACTGGCACGTCCATCACGTCTGCATACACTGTGAACTCTGTTTGTACTGTTTgtactgactcacacacacacacacacacacgatttgcTGAGCAAACTGTGACTAATTTGGGACAGCTGACCAATGTTATTATTGCATGAGTTTGACTGGACCAGTCATAGATAATCCCCTATGAATTTGAGCAATGAGTGAATTTTGGGAACCAGAAATGTGGAAAACGAGAGGACTCTTTGCCAGTGTTAAGCatgtgcatgtttttttttctcgctCCACCATGAGGGGTTTAATGAAGACCTTGTATTAGTGGCCACTTACACTTGTCATTTATTTCCAAAACGCTACATCTaccattttttttaatatatatttgtgTTTTTTCACCAGAACTAATTGCTTATGGGTACCTTCaagtgtgtgtaaaatattactgttctcagattttttttattaataGATTTTATATGTGTATGAAAAATGCTATAtgtccattgtttagctggaatagAATGGTcatatcctgtatatttgactgtgatatgtggttgtctcacctagctatattaagatgaatgtacttactcttgctctggataagagcgtctgctaaatgactaaaatgtcaatgttttatatacagatctcatattaccTACCGTACATCATtttgtaaaatatgttttatatattaATGTCGCAAATGCATCATTTGTACATTTCTTTCATAAAACATTTCCGTTATTTGTTACctaattctctgagagtgaggcggaTATATAGCATTTGGCAAAAAAAGACATGATTATTTGTCTGTCTGAAACGATCAAGTGATTTTAAgcaaatacatgtctgtcattgaacaaccccatgccattattagatagtgaaaaaacacaccaatctctttcagAATTTTTAAACAATACAATCTAATTTAACAACATTTATACATAGCAATTTGGAATGAAACTCTCCATTTGGCAATTCTGACCTGTTCTCCCATTACAAGGGGTTGGTGACTTCTGATGTGCTttggtatagtatatagtatatagtcatTTGAGATGAGTAGTAGTTTTTGTTACGCACAGTAACACCCTACTGCTGTTTGTGTGTATATAATCAGAAggacacactgtctctcattattCAGACCTTTACAGCATATTGTCTCACCACAGATAGAGCAAGGCACATGGCACATTAAACAGAGACAAGTATATGCAAGTCTAATATACACCATTCTGCATTCACTGGACTAAGGCAGTGCTAGACTGAGACTACTACTATGTGCTTTAAAAGTTGCTATAGCTTTGGTTGTGATAAAACTGCACCTCTAGGCTATTGTAATCTTTCCAGGGTGAAATCTGCTTTGTAAACACAACATTTGACGTGTCATGACTACGTTGCCAATTTTATGTTGAGTCGTGGGGTGGGGGAAGGTGGGCTAGGACCGTCACGGTCTGTGGTCTTTAGTCATTAGAACCCCCCACCActctaaaaaaaaacattataccCTGTTGTTGCCACGGATACCTTACCTTAAGGATATGCGGAAGCTACGGGTGCGGCTGTGGCCGTCtggcagttgtgtgtgtgtgtgtgcgtgcgtgagacGGAGGTGAGCCACAGAACACACCCTGGTCTGGGGATGTTTGTCAGTGGCTATGGAGAAAAACAGTGTGTGTATCCAGCAGCCTTGAGTATAGGTTTTATTACACACAGGTGATGTTCAACATATACCGCCACACGCCAAAACCCACGGAATGCCAGGGTTACCACACAGTGGTGCCAATCCGTTTTACTGCCTGCAGGATATACATTtagaggtgtgtatgtgtgtggagacACTGATTCAGATGGGCATGTCAAAGATGAAAAATACGGATAATGGCTTTATTTACAATGGTTTTCAACAGACAGATGAGCAGAGTTTTTGTCGCACGTTGTATCTTAAACAATCGCTGCATACCTAGGCTAATCTCCTTGCTGAGACAAGCTGCTGACCCAACCACCGATCCCACAACCATATTTTACCACATCGCTACAGAGAACTGTTTATGTTCTTCAGTGTGGTTGATCGCGCCACTGTTTAGTTTTGGATGAGCCTCCCTTTTTTGAAGAATATGTTGTTGATAGATGTCCGACGTGAAGTTCTATCTCGTGTGTGTATGTTTTCcactggaggctgctgaggggagggcggctcataataatggccagaacagagcgaatggaatggcatcaaaacacacggaaaccatgtgtttgatgtatttgataccattccacttattccactcCAGCAATTAGCACATACaggtcctccccaattaaggtgtgaTGTATTCATCCCGGCAGGTTGCGGAGGGGAGGCGTGTGTCTGCCAGCTACCTTTCTGACACACTGTATCGTGAGGCCCAGGTGAGACAGTGTTTGTAAGGATTCTGAGCAGCACTCACACACCCGTGTCTACGTACATACACCTACAACTGGTGAGTCCTCACCTCCATGGATTAACAATTCACTTTCACTGGTTATTTGACTTTTTATTTTCAATGTCattcaaaatgttttgtgttcatGTAGCCATTTACTGTATTGGTAATTTCTCCCAGTTATTCAGTCAACCAATTATCTAGTCTTTGTCGTGAATGTCTGACCTTTGACATTTTTTTGCTGTATTGTTGGCTGTATTGTTTATTGACCTTTTTGTCTTTAGAATAATTTTTCATAGTAGGAACCAAAGATGTGGATTTTATTCCACTTAGCAGGTATGTGCCCACGATATTTGTGTTAGCACTTCATTGATTTCTAATTGAAAATGATCATTGAGTTGTTACAGTTATATCAAATATTTTTTCATTTAGTCTTAACATTCAGATTGTGGCGATAGTTTCGTGTAGGATGTGAGGAAATGTGTAATTGGGTTGACACTTCTATCTGTGATGATAATGATGAATTGATCTCCTCCCCCAGCCCTGACAGCAGTGGCTGTGACCCAGAGGGACTGTTCTCGGGGGGCCTGTTACCCCCCTATGGGAGACCTGCTCCTCGGTAGGGAACATCAGCTTCATGCCTCCTCCACCTGCGGCCTTACCGGTTCTGAGGTGTTTTGCACCTACTTTGGACAGGTAAGACCCTTCTCTTATTGCTATGAAAGACACCGGAGGCACTGTAAGGGAAGGGAGAAAAGTGGGGCAATAGCTGTTAATTGTTATGAGTTGTTCACCAGGGTTTTAATGTGTAACATTTCAGGTTTGTAGGGCAGCTATAACTTTATGGAGTCAAACATGAGagacagacaagacaagacaagacaagacagaaagacagaaagacagacagacagacagacagacagacagacagacagacagacagacagacagacagacagacagacagacagacagacagacttgcaTGTATAAAGACAgaagaccgagagacagacaaaacatacaggcagacacaaatgcaagcacacacaagcacacaatgTCCAGATTGGAGGTGCATGACTGTTGCTCTCCTTGTGCTGACCATGCACAGTAGGAGACCAGGGCAGAGGGTGCACGGATggaatggggagagggagagggtggatggatagagagcCAGGGGAGAACTGATTGGTGTAATTTGTGAAATTGTCTGGATCTGGTGCCAGAGACACACAGATGCCAGATGTTGCAACTACATTTGACCGCAGTCTTGGTTGCTAAGTTCCTGAAGAGAAAAACATTGGATGGGGATTTATTTGTTTGATTTGAAAACAAAGAAAATCAAATGTAATGTGTTGACAGGGAGCACATTTCTTTTCTCAGAATACTTTAGTTATTGAATTACTGTAGGTGTATTTTTGCAGGTTTATTTGTGGGACAAGTTTGAAACATCCTTTTGTTCATGACAAACTAGGAGGTAAAAGCAGGTAAAAGGACAAGAGTTTGTGTTGCTGCCTGTTTGATTTACAGTCGAGCCTTTCATCTGAGCCACACCCTCTGGTGTTGCTGGGCAGGGCAGGTATCAGTCACTCTGCTCTTAAAACTCACAATTACAAGTATGTATCtgcaggcacacacaggcacacacagacacacacacacacacacacaccagactgtAGATCTTTTTTTGCTGTCTGCTGGTTGTGGGTTCTGCCTTGAGTTTTTGAAACTTCACCACTTTTGTGTTTTGATATTTACTCAAAGTGATTGTGCTTCACTGGATGATTGTGCTGATCACACTAACATGAAAGATGTTTTAATGTTGGGCGTGTGGAGAGAGGTGCCCCAGGCCATAGAACCTTGTCTAGACTGTGGATCTACTGtaactgtatgactgtgtgtgttgaATCATGTCCGAAGGGTGTGGTTGTGCATCGACTATCTCTCTGACACGCTCTGTATAACTCAGTACAGGGGAGATAGCGTAGGCCAGGGATGGACAACTCTGATGGAGTGGGGGCCACAAaacatctgaactcatcatgaggggccgcagttgctctcaggtttttttttgggggggcaggGAATTTATCTGAAGGTCTTCAAAAGGGGGGCGGCCCTGGTGATGTGATCTGTGGAATGTCCTGACTGAAGATGAGCTAAGTCGCAGACAGAGGGGGAGTTGGGCAGTACAGTTTGCCAGGGCTTTATCACTCGGTGTCAAGGGAGTGGCACTTATGCCAGTGACCCtttaatggctgggctgggtgtcCGTCGTGCCCCCACAGAGGGtactggaggacagagagagaggggaacagaagagagggagggagagggatagaagagagggagaaagtatcAGACCTCAGgaaaacccagatgcagacagttcgaagtaacaaaagtttattacaaaaacagggggcaggcaaacgacagttaaagggcaggcagaggtcagtaatccagagcagagtccaaATGGTATAGAatggctcagggtcagggcaggcagaatggtcaaaaccaggaaaactagaaaacagggacaagagagaaaaacaggagtacgggaaaaacgATGGTAGGCTTTACAAGACGAGTTCGCTGGACTCTacccggaggggcagatcccgagtagacagccataccctctgcccaagaCGATAGCGGGGAGCCGGGTCCGGTGGCAGCCCGTCTGTCGATAATTCCTGGAGGTGTTCTTGAGAAGAGCAGGCCAAGTTCTCTTCCAGGTACACCGACAGCGGTGGACGAACATCTGGGCAGAGGATATGTTAacctcttcctcttgctccgggaagagcgggggctgataaCCCATGGAGCACTCGAAGGGCGAGAGCCCAGTGGCTGAGCAGGGAAAGGTGTTCCAGGCATACTCCACCCAcacgagttgctggctccaggtggtgaggTTGGCCGAGACGAGGCACCGAAGAGTCTATTCCAGGTCCTGATTGGCACGCTCCGACTGCCCGATGGATTGCGGATGAAAcctggaggacaggctggccgatgaCCCAATGAGTGTGCAAAACGCCTTCGAGAACTGAGGACCACGGTCGGAAACCATATCTAGcggaagtccatggatccggaagatgtGCTGTACCATGAGCTGGGCTGTCTCCTTGGCCGAAGGTAGCTTGGGGAGGGGAATGAAATCAGCGGCTTTGGAAAACCTGTCCACCACTGTGAGGAtagtggtgttgccatcagacggaggGAGACCAGTGATGAAGTCCAGGGAAATATTTGACCAGGAAAAGTGAGGGACAGGAAGAGGTTGAAGGAGGGCAGCTGGAGCTTGCCAAGGAGTCTTGCTCTGAGCACAGACAGTGCAGACAGCGACGAACATGGAGGCGTCTGAAACCATGGTGGGCTACCAAAAGCTTTGTTGCACAAAGGCCAGGGTACGACGGGAGCCAGGGTGGCAGGCAAGgctggaggaatgagcccattccaggactgGGGAGCGGACAGCGTCGTGTACAAACATCCGGTTAGCCGGGCCCCCCCTGGTTCTCTATACCCCAGACGAGAGTAGTCGCCAGGTACGAGGTAGGAAGAATGGTCTCGGGGTCTGAGGGTGTAGAAGCGGGGCAATTGCGGCATGAAAGTGCGTCCGACTTAACATTCTTAGATCCCAGGCGGTAGGAGATGGTGAAGTTGAACCGGGTGACGAACAGAGCCCATCGACCTTGCCTGGAGTTGAGACACTTGGCAGTACGGAGATATTCCAGGGTCTTGTGATCCATCCATACTATGAATGgaagctccccccccccctcttaccACTCCTCCAAGGCCATCTTCACTGCATGTAGTTCTCGATTCCCCACATCATAATTCCTCTCCGTGGCGTTAAGGCGATGGGAGAAGGCGgcgcagggatgcagcttaaggtaCAGAGCAGAACGCTGGGAAAGGACCGCCCCCACTCCAACATCTGAAGCATCTACCTGCACCACGAACTGACGGGACGGGTCCAGATGGATCAATATGGGAGCGGTGGTGAAGCTTCCAGGAATGGCCAGTCAGCCGCTGGGGACCACGTCAATGGGACCTTGGTAGAAGTGAGTGCTGACAGGGAGGAAGTCAGGGTGCTGTAACTCCGGATAAATCGGCAATAGAAATAGGAAAATCCTAAGAAACGTTGCAGCTGCACTCGGGATGTGGGTTGGAGCCAATCCACCACTGCTCTCACCTTTTCCGGATCTGCACATTCCCAGCAGTGATGATGTATCCAAGGAAGGAGATGTTGGAGTGATGGAATTCGCATTTTTTGGCTTTGACaaacagctggttctccaggaggcagaAGGACGGATACCCCCTGCAGCCAGGGAGTCCTCAATGTACGTCTTCATAGCCTCGGTCTCCGGACCCGACAGTGAATACAGCCGTCCCCGGGGTGGTGTAGTGCCCGGGAGAATATTGATCCTGCAGTCATAGGGTCGATTCGGAGGAAGCAAAGTGGCCCAGGTCATGCTGAAAACCTCCCAGAGATCCTGGTACTCCGCGGGAACGGCAGAGAGGTTTGAGGCTTCTTCTGAGCCCACAGGAAGATGCCCTGGGGCAGGCTGCACAGACTTCAAGCAATGGGCGTGGCATAACTGGTTCCAGCCCACAATAATACCAGCAGTCCAGTTGATAAGGGGATTGTGGCGCTGGAGTCAAGAAAACcccaataccacgggaacctgAGGAGACTTGATGAGCATAAACTGTATAGACTCACTGTGGTTCCGGACAGTAGTATTGTGGGTAACCCTGCCTATAGAGCGCCCATCTAGTGCTCTAACGctcagaggagtggagaggggctgagtggggatgcccagctcagACACCAGGGTGGCGTCCATGAAACTCTAgtcggccccagagtcaatgagaacCCAGAGAGATATAGACTGGTCGCCCCACAGCAGGATGGTATGGAGACAGGTGCGAGTAAgggcagaagaagaagaagaaaaactatCTGTATGGCCCACCAGTCTACTCATACATACTGATGAGCCTGGTCTCTTTAAAAGACCGGATGACACATAATGACTGGCAGTTCCGCAATACAGGCAACTCTGGGTGTTAAGTCTGCGTTAGCATTCGGCTGGAGACAGCCTAGCCCTGCCGAGTTGCATCGGCTCCGAAAAATGCGAGTCGGCAAACCTCGGAAACTCTCGGGGGAACTCGGGTAAGCTCGGACATTATCGTTATGAGTGGAAGGACGAGGGCTACAGTTCTaagaaacaaaagtttattacaaaaacagggggcaggcaagcaacaggtcaggggcaggcagaggtcagtaaccCAGAACAGAttccgaaaggtacagaacggcaggtaggctcagggtcagggcaggcagaggtcagtaatccagggcagtgtcacaaggtacagaacggcaggcaggctcagggtcagagcgGGCAGtgtggtcaaaaccgggaaaactatgAAACAGGGACTAGAGAGAAAAACAAGAGTACTGGAAAAACTCTGGcaggcttgacgagacaagacagactggcaacagacaaacagaaaacacaggtataaatgcacagggaaaatgggcgacacctggaggggggtggagacaagcacaagaccggtgaaacagatcagggtgtgacagaaagaggtatagaagagagggatagagagagggggtagaaacAAGGATACAGTAGGTGATAGAGAGAGTGGATAGGAGGCTTGGCCTTCCTGTCCACTGCTGACAGATCTATTCTGGAGTG includes:
- the LOC110494987 gene encoding G0/G1 switch protein 2 translates to MDTMYEIIPFAKEMLAQKPSRRMLKVYLVGSVIAFLGTVLGLVETICQPFSSGEPLDAELALLIAREQKTLELEEERRPEEVAIVSATEQITIPKKLQQATGVQRCAGAVNRLHAA